tagagcagtgtttcccaatcctggtcctcgggcaccccctcccggaaagttttggatgtctccttatttaaaacacctgattcgactcatcagcctccttctaaaatggtaaacatgtgtccctaacaagctgatgagttaaatcaggtgtgtaaaataaggagacatctaaaactttctgggagggggtgcccgaggaccagggttgggaaacactggtctagAGCTTCTGAAGACTGCAGAGGATCTTTGCAGAGTcaaactgtgacttatatatggctTGCCTTTGTCCTGATTGGGTAGATATGATGATTACTGATTGAGGACATCTGGTGGTACTAGAGTATCTGTTGATTACTGATTATAGACAGCtggaagtacttaagtggtttatttgacgtgctcctcccgaactacgttaataaaacatcatttattttaaagttactTAAAGCTAACATTTTTTAATCATAACCTGCTGGCTGTAAGACTCAGAGTTCAATTCAAATTGACTCACTGCCTATTATTACTAAagagtttattatttttctaacATTTTTATATAGTTGCTGTTTACATTGATGATAATGTTCATTTATTGTATGGTGAGGTTGAGTCCTTAACATCAtaagatttatattttttacagaaatataaaaaaaaacacgttCATGTTTATCACCTATATTGAGGGATATGTGTTAATTGTTGTcttatttaaaatgacattgtGACCATATTGATTACTGTTCCATTAAGGATGAAACTTTAGAGGAACCTTTCCTATAGTGTGAACTTACCATTATGCGCTAAATGAGAACATTTTAATGAACAAAGCAATACATTTTTAGGTGATAATGTGCTATGAATATATGGTTTTCTTTGGAGAAGAAGAGCTTTATTGTCATTGCAagcacaacaaaataaaaagtgtGTCAGCCTCCATCGGTACATTAGGCTATATAATTTGAGTAAATGTTCACATATTTACAGGAAGATAAGCCATATAAAAATACTATACTACAGTTTAAACAAGTGCAGAGTATTAACCGTTTATTGTATAACAgaataatgtttaatgttattgCAAGGGGGCAAATGTGCAAGTAGACTTATAAATATAAACAGTGTAACGTTAAGCAGTGTATAGGCCTAAAGTATAGTTGCCAGGTTGTAAATGTGAAAGTaaacagaatataaaaaataattatttatcagATTGTAAATGGCAAGTTAATGtagaaatgttaaataaatagtAATGTATACAGCTGCAAAGTTGTTTGGGATAGAAAGTATTAGCAGGTGAAGTTAGATGCAGCtataaatattgcatttatttaatgtcaaacagttatataaatatgtaaGTGTAACTTTTGCATATACAGTACTcaatataatattaaatatttcaataatgtTACAGCTATTGAGAAGAAGTTGTTCTTGGCAAACAATCCATTGAACACATGAATCTGTTACTTCAATCAAGACTTTCTATTCAGATgcaacatttgaaaaaaatctgaatattTTGTTTCTGATCTCTTTAGTTCTAAAACAATATATGAAAGGATTTACTAAAGAAGGGCCAAGGATGGCCCCTACCAATAGTCCATTGCGTTCGTCTGTTGTTAAAACCACACCAAGTCGTGTCAAGACTATCCGTACAAACATTGGAACATAAAAGCAAATGATTACTATCAAATGACTTAAGCACGTATTAAACATTTTCTTCTTATCGCCCTTCAAGGTCATTTTCATGACAGCTACTATTATCCTTATATAAGACAAGCAGATGAAAGAAAATGTGCCGAACAGCAGCACAAATGTAAGGGTTGATATCATGTTAAAATACGGATTTGGATCCACACAAGTGGCCCTGATGAGAGCTGCATACTCGCAGAAAATGTACTGGATGGTTGAGGAACAGAAGGGCAGACGAAGAACAGTAGCCAGGCGAAATACAAGAACAGATCCGGCCACCAGCCACAGCGAGACGGTGATCAGAACAGTCCGAGTTCTATTTAAAATGGCAAATAACGTAAAGGATTGCTTATGGCGATGGTAacgctttagattacagcccggaaagtactgcgtaagtacagcgaatttacagcgtatgtttctgtaattatagtatacttgcgaagtacgtacgtgtaattataagggaacaatttataatatttggggaataaaggggtaacaactaggaaaaatacaaataatatatgcagtaagtattttataattaagggctaactattttaatattacatggTATGTATGACTCATATGCTAAAAACGTGGgaaattacaaattatttatacagtatgtaattcATAACTTCGGACTAatggggtacatattttatcatttcatgatGCATGATGATGGAGATTACTAAACAACAAAACTTGAAATTCAATTAATGTGTTTATGCTATTTATTAGTACGATAcaatttatttagaatttttaaTAAAGGTTACTTACcttaagaaagaaaaagagtacAGGAATTTGTTGGGTCATCAAGCtaaattaaaaataggcaaGGCAAAATTTtttacccccttgtttcacgtagttacagagtaagtaCAGCATcggcgggctgtaaattaaagtggcacttgttacccccttgtttcacaTAGTTAACgagtaaatacaacatctgcgggctgtaaattaaagtggcacttgttaccccttTGTTCCCAAAATATTCTAAATTGTTCCTTTACAATGACACGAATGTACTTTATAAGtacactataattacagaaatgtatgctgtaaattcgctgtacttacgcagtactttactgcatatattatttgtatttttcctggttgttacccctttattctccaaatattataaattgttcccttataattacacgtacgtacttcataagtaaactataattacagaaacatacgctgtaaattcgctgtacttacccagtactttccgggctgtaatctaaagcgtTACCATGGCGATTAAACGATCCAGCCCCATGACAGCAATTGCAAACATCTCCATAACACCACCTAAATGGAAAGCACACATCTGAAGTATACAGGGGATAAAGAAAATCGTTTTATAACCAGCTAGAAGGATACCTATCATACTTGGACAGGCACTACTGCTGTATAGCATATCCACTAAAGCTAGGTTGCATATAAAGATATACATAGGCTGGTGCAAACGTTTATCCATGGCAATGAAACATATGTTGGCAGTGTTAGCAAAcattgcaaaaatatatatcaaaaGCAAAACAACTCCAGTGACTAGTTTGCCCTGAACAGTGTCGAATCCCAAAATCACAAATTCAGAAATGATTTTTGTTGAAacattttgagatgtcatggcTCCCTGGATCAAATCTGTATAATAATACAAGAGCAATTATAACAAACTAAACAACCAAGAAATAAAACGAAAGctcaaataaataattgttaATTTCCTTGTATGAACTTCAATAACGTCCTGAAAGCCTTGTTTAGGAAAGCAAAAGGCTTCTTGTTCATTCACTTCAAAAACCCATCTCATGTGGTATTATCCCTTTTGCGTGGGTCATCAGCACCTCTCTTATAATATTCTTGTAGCACCATAGTAACAAGAACAATATTTGATTGTCAGTTGTTTGCTATAATCATAACCTGATGTGTTTGTGTCTACACACTGTCAAAAGTTCAAACTCTTCATTATGTGGGCTGTCAACAGAGAATACTGAAGTggttagaatatcatcaaaaatatcatcaaaaagtagattttttcactaattccatgcaaaaaagtgaaacttgtatattatattcatttattacacacagactgatatattttaaatgtttatttctttgaatttttaaattataactgacaactaagggaaatcccaaattcagtacctcagaaaattagaatattacttaagaccaatagaaagaaaggatttttagaaatcttggccaactgtaaagtatgaacatgaaaagtatgaacatgtacagcactcaatactTAGTTGAGGCCTGAATTAATGCAGCATGGAGTCGATCAGTCTGTGGTACTGCTCAAGTGTTATGAGGGTCCAGGTTGCTTTGATAGTGgaaaatttactttcatcagagaacataactttggacTAGCAGCAGTCCAGTCCTTTCTGTTTTTAGCCCAGGCGAGGTGCTTCTGATGCTTCACACAAGGAATGCAACAGCTGAAACCCATGTCTTGCATACGTCTGTGCATTGTGATTCTTGGTCCAGCTGCAGTCCATTCTTTGTGAATCTCCGccacatttttgaatgggttttgtttcgcaatcctctccagggtgcAGTTATCCatattgcttgtacacttttttctaccacatcttttacTTCCCTTCGCCCCTCTgttaatgtgcttggacacagagctctgtgaacatCCAACCTTTTTTacaatgaccttttgtgtcttgccctcctcgtgcaaggtgtcaatggtcgtcttttggacaactgtcaagtcagcagtcttccccatgattgtatagcctacagaactagactgagagaccatttaaaggcctttgcaaGTGTTTTGAGTTAATAAGCTGATTACAGTGTGGCACCAGGTGTCTTCAATATTGAAACTTTTCACAATATTCAGATACTAAATTTGAGATTTACCTTAGTTgccagttataatcatcaaaattaagagaaatacacatttgaaatatatcagtctctgtgtaatgaatgaatataatatacaagtttcactttttaaatggaattagtgaaataaataaactttttcaTGATATTCTGATTATATGACCATCACCTGTAGTCATTAAACTGAGCAGAGGTCTGTTATTAAAGGTCCactgtaacttttagaaggatctcttcgcagaaatgtattactttagaatgagctgttttatctacatacaccactgGTCCCCTTACAAGGAAGTTGCCGTCATTTTTCTACAGTAGCCTTAAACATGTGCGTTTGACGTGTTTGCCCTAAACGATGGCGTGTTTGttctgtggcggctaccgttgCTTCTCTATGCTTCAAAAAGGAAGGGGTTAATTAAAGTCAGTGTAAAGTAAATTCAGAGAAtcgtttctaaacacattataaatgttagaaatgtattgctaaaACATGTTGCAAAAACTGTGAACTGCGTAttactgaattgtggagttacacAGTTTTTCCatatttctgtgttcaggattatttgtgCAGGACTAAAATCATGGCTCGATGACACACTGGAGCCACCGAGCAAGGCCTTGCCCCTAAGATTGCGGCAGCATTTAAAATTTAAGAGAAGGCAATTTTCCGTGAATGTGCGTGGTTTCAGAGCCGCCAGCAGACACGCCCCGTTTGAGAGCAAAGAATCCTCTctgtttttccaagattttttCCAAGATAacttatttattgacattttttcaatcatttaaatttgtctGGGTGGTTAGTGTCACAATTTTCTGTTGTGtgacaaactgaaaacacataATATAGCACTTTACACAGACCTTAAAAGACTTACAGCATTAGGGAATGTATGTGTACTTGTATTAAATTAATAGCCAAATAATGCTTGTGGGATTTTACCCTGAGA
This sequence is a window from Misgurnus anguillicaudatus chromosome 24, ASM2758022v2, whole genome shotgun sequence. Protein-coding genes within it:
- the LOC129438845 gene encoding olfactory receptor 6N1-like; translation: MTSQNVSTKIISEFVILGFDTVQGKLVTGVVLLLIYIFAMFANTANICFIAMDKRLHQPMYIFICNLALVDMLYSSSACPSMIGILLAGYKTIFFIPCILQMCAFHLGGVMEMFAIAVMGLDRLIAMQSFTLFAILNRTRTVLITVSLWLVAGSVLVFRLATVLRLPFCSSTIQYIFCEYAALIRATCVDPNPYFNMISTLTFVLLFGTFSFICLSYIRIIVAVMKMTLKGDKKKMFNTCLSHLIVIICFYVPMFVRIVLTRLGVVLTTDERNGLLVGAILGPSLVNPFIYCFRTKEIRNKIFRFFSNVASE